A part of Hydrogenobacter sp. T-8 genomic DNA contains:
- the metG gene encoding methionine--tRNA ligase subunit beta has protein sequence MELISIEDFLKLDIRLAKVLSAERVEGSEKLLKLRVSLGEEERTLMAGIAKHYSPEELVGKKVLMLANLKPRKIFGVESQGMVLALSDGENLSVIVPDRDIKEGAKAS, from the coding sequence ATGGAACTCATAAGCATAGAAGACTTTCTAAAATTAGACATAAGGCTTGCGAAGGTTCTTTCTGCGGAGAGGGTAGAAGGCTCGGAAAAACTTCTAAAGCTGAGGGTTTCTCTTGGAGAAGAGGAGAGGACGCTGATGGCTGGTATAGCAAAGCACTATAGCCCAGAGGAGTTGGTGGGTAAGAAGGTGCTAATGCTGGCAAACCTAAAGCCAAGAAAGATATTTGGCGTGGAGTCTCAGGGTATGGTGCTGGCACTCTCTGATGGAGAAAACCTATCTGTGATTGTTCCAGATAGAGATATAAAAGAGGGTGCAAAGGCAAGTTAA
- a CDS encoding ParB/RepB/Spo0J family partition protein, which produces MRFIEPIKGLELEFAIIPSEKILIPSIQRELSDMHIKRLMESMEKVGFVEPISVVPTEDGYYEVINGQHRVEAGRQLGMKEFPAIILPPSAKDYIIALNIEKVPSLKDKAHQAYEIFMSYLQRDPNLSEYRLERFIEDAHLITVGFVVDRYEDKKFPGYAFEKVLKKVDAFLEKPLSEAEKEREERAKILLKAKEVLNKRYEELGLKNALQKEAIVSKAFQSVYGKYVRMLSEDFYQVFEKLIPAIESVSFEEGELEEF; this is translated from the coding sequence ATGAGGTTCATAGAGCCTATAAAAGGACTTGAGCTTGAGTTTGCCATTATACCTTCTGAAAAGATATTGATACCCTCTATTCAACGTGAGCTTTCGGATATGCACATAAAGAGACTTATGGAATCCATGGAAAAGGTGGGTTTTGTAGAACCCATATCGGTAGTTCCTACAGAAGATGGTTATTATGAAGTTATAAACGGACAACACAGGGTTGAGGCTGGTAGACAGCTTGGCATGAAGGAGTTCCCAGCCATAATATTGCCACCCTCTGCCAAGGACTACATAATAGCCCTAAACATAGAAAAGGTTCCTTCCTTAAAGGACAAAGCCCATCAGGCTTATGAGATATTTATGTCCTATCTCCAAAGGGACCCAAACCTTTCCGAATACCGTTTAGAAAGGTTCATAGAGGATGCCCATTTAATTACAGTGGGCTTTGTGGTAGACAGATATGAAGACAAGAAGTTTCCTGGCTACGCCTTTGAAAAAGTTCTCAAAAAAGTGGACGCCTTTCTGGAAAAGCCTTTGAGCGAAGCGGAAAAGGAAAGGGAAGAAAGAGCTAAGATCCTTCTCAAAGCAAAAGAGGTTTTAAACAAAAGATACGAAGAACTTGGATTAAAAAACGCACTTCAAAAAGAGGCTATAGTCTCAAAAGCTTTTCAGAGTGTTTATGGAAAGTATGTGAGAATGTTAAGTGAAGACTTTTACCAGGTTTTTGAAAAACTCATCCCTGCAATAGAAAGCGTTAGCTTTGAAGAGGGAGAGCTTGAAGAGTTTTAG